The Oscillospiraceae bacterium nucleotide sequence CATAGAAGTGCCGAACAAGACGGTACATATCGTGCATATCCGCGACGTGCTGGACAGCGATGACTTTGCCAGCAATGGCAGCCCAACAACCTTTGCACTTGGCAAAGACATCAGCGGAAAGAATATTGTCAGCGACATTGCCAAAATGCCACATTTGCTTATCGCAGGCACAACCGGATCAGGCAAAAGTGTCTGTATGAATACGCTCATTGTCAGTTTGTTGTTCAAATCCTCACCCGAAGATTTGCGGCTGATTATGATTGACCCTAAGATGGTAGAATTTGATGTCTACAACGGCATTCCACACCTATTGATCCCCGTAGTCACCGACCCAAAAAAGGCGGCGGGTGCGTTGCAATGGGCGGTTGTCGAGATGGAAAAACGCTACCGCATGTTTCAAGAGCGCGGTGTGCGCGATATCATGAGTTATAATCAATCACTCGCCAAGGACAGAGATAGCCAAGAGCCTAAAATGCCGCGTATTGTCATCTTGATTGACGAACTTGCCGATTTGATGGTCGTTGCGCGAAAAGAAGTTGAAGAGTCCATCATCCGCGTGGCACAAAAGGCGCGTGCGGCTGGTATGTACCTTGTCGTTGCCACGCAGCGCCCGAGTGCCGATGTCATTACCGGGTTAATGAAAGCCAACTTGCCGAGCCGAATCGCGTTTGCCGTGGCATCGCAAATTGAATCGCGGATCGTGCTGGACACAACCGGCGCCGAAGATTTGGTCGGGCGGGGTGATATGCTGTACTCTCCGCTGGGCGAAGCAAAACCTATGCGCGTGCAAGGCTGTTTGATTACGACCAAGGAAGTTGAAGATGTGGTCAAATTCGTCAAGAAAAACAATGCTACCGAATACAACGAAGAGACCATCGCTGAAATTGCCAAAATCGCTGAAAAGGCGAATCCCGCTACCGAGGGGCAAGACTTTGACGCCAGCGCAAATGAAGACCCGATGTTCTACGATGCCTTGCAATTGGCCGTCAACAACAGCAAAATTTCAACCACCAGTCTGCAAACACGCCTAAAATTAGGCTACGCCCGTGCCGCCCGCGTGATGGTGCAACTCGAAGACCGCGGCTTTATCGGTCCGCCGGATGGGGCGAAGCCGCGTGAGATACTGATTACGCGTGAGGAATATGAAGAGATGATGATGCGGCGGGAGTAAGGTTAGATTTTCATTTATCAAATGCGTTAGTTAGCTTTAGGAGGAGTTTATAATGATAACAAAATTGATTGGTGCGGCAGGCATAAATGATATCGTAAAATTAGGTCTAGATTTAACTGCAAAAAAAGTCGAGGAGAGAAGCACCAGAATTGAAGTTGCTGAAGTATATTCGTCAGATTATCGTTTGAAACTGCAAGATGCTAAGCGTTGGCTTGAGGAGGATGGATTAAGAGTAGAGCCTGTAGTTCCTCAACCGGATATCGCGTACAAAGATTGCTCGGAGTACGAAGTGGTTGCAACAAATTTTAAGTTAAAGCAAAAAGTTGCTCCCGGCACACGCGTCATTTTAAGATATGTGACTGCCGAAGTGATTGAAGCAAGCCAAAAGTTGTTTGATGAAATGGAAAACCAAAAAGCTGGTAAGTCAACAGAAATGACAGAGGAAAGAACGGGAAGAATTAAACAAAACCTTAATGAGAAAGTCGAATCTGTAAAAAAAGTTTTTACAAAGATATCGAGAACATAGGCGTTTTATTTAACGCGAAAAATAGCCTCTATCCAACTATCCCCATCTTTTCCCGACGCGCCGCTATCATCTCATGCATTTTCCCTAACGCATCCGATAGCCCGCCCAAATGATCAATCAGTCCCACATTGACAGCTTCATCACCGTAAATCACAGACCCTACATCGGCAGCAAGCTCATCAGTGCGCAACATATATTCTCGCAACTTCTCCTCGTTGATTTTGCTGTTTTTCGTGACAAATGAAAGAATTCTCTCCTGCACTTTCTCAAAATAGTGAAATGTCTGTGGTACGCCGATAACAACACCATTCAGCCGTACCGGATGGATGGTCATCGCCGCGCTTGGCGCGATATACGACACCTTTGCCGCGACTGCCAGTGGCACGCCGATGGAATGCCCGCCGCCCAGCACAAGGGATACCGTCGGTTTTTTCATGCTTGCCAATAACTCGGCAATGGCAAGTCCCGCCTCGGTATCTCCACCCATCGTATTGAGTAAAATGAGAAGTCCGTCAATCTCTTCACTCTCTTCAATGGCAGCCAATTGCGGCAAAACATGTTCGTATTTTGTTGATTTTGTGCTTTCCGGCAATATTTGATGCCCTTCGACCTGCCCGACAATCGTCAGGCATTGAATGTTGCCACGGCAGCTCTTTGCTGTTGTGCTGCCCATTTCAAGAATGTGCTGTAATGAGTCGCCGATGGCCGGCGTGCCTTGAGACTCAGCTGTTGTTTGTTCGTCCGTCATGTTTGTCACCTCTATGCTATATTATGGGTGATTGGCAGGTATTTCATACTATGGACCAGCAGGCCTTTCGCCGTACCACTCATTTAACTCATCGCTATCACAATACCCGAGCAGCACAGACACATTTTGAAACAAGTTGGGTACAAGTCCATATGATGTCATCCTACTGTGCCCTTCAAGTATGATATAACATTGTTCATTTTCATTTGTCAAAAATATCAACGGCGAAAACTTATTCCCCTCCCTCAATCTTTTCGCACCCTCTATTGCCCTGTCATTCGACACACCATAGACAGTTATGCCGGCTGAAATCGTCTTTGCCGCTTCAAGGGGCGATCCGGTGTAATTTGAAAGTTTATTCCAGTAACTATACTCAGTGTATATAATTTTTGCTATATCTTCTTGATCAAACTCAGTCCATATCCAGTCAATTTTTGTGGGGAATTTCTCAAATAGTTTTTCGTTTCTATACCCTCTGAAACGTCTTAATATTTCTGCCCTCAACGCATTTTCTTGCGCAGACAATATATCGCCATTAGTGATAATATCCTTGCCGGTGTGCACTGTTGCCAATATACTCTCTATTTGTTTTTGATGCCGGCCGGAGGTAATTTCCATTTTTAGAAACTCATAGACCATTTCGTTTTCATTTGAGTGTCTTATTTTTCGCATTATTTTTTACTTCCCTTCCACAAACGGGCTCGCCTGCCACTCGCCTCCTGCAACACCAATCATTGGGCGGCATAATGTCGCCAAGTCCGTCACATTTGCCTCAAATGTCAGAAAATCACGATGTTTGCTTGGTTTAATAATAATCGGCAAACTGGCTGTCAAGCTCATTTGTTTGAGAATCCCCCGCCCGGCTTGGCTCAATGCCAACACACGTAAATATTGCGGTGGTGCTTGTTGTCGCTCGGCAGTAATTCCCAAGTAGGCGCACATGGCAATACGCCGCAGGCGCGCCAGTGTATATCGCTTGCTTTTGACAGCTTGGAGCAGTTCGTCAAATGTTTTGGCTTGCGCGACCGCTTGCATAAATTTATATTCCAGGCCCTCAGTCACATCAGGCAAAGCACGCCACTCTTCGGCAGTCAATCCGCGCAATTTTTGCAGCAAACCGCGCCGATTGTGGGCAATCAAAATAGGCGCAAATCCCCTGCCCTTTTGCGCGGCAAAAATTTCTGCCATTTCGGGCGTAGTGTACGGCTCATCTTCGCCGCAACGCCAAATTTTGCGAATAGCCGAGGCCGAGGCGTACCCACCTGCAATACCGCCATCATGGGCAACGCCTTGACGTGTAACAGCAATCGGCACAATATGCGGCGACAGATTACGCAAATAACATATGCCTAATAAATTATTGGCATCTTTCAGCAAATGTGCATATTCCGGACATTTTTCAGACGCAAATAGTTGATATTGGGCTGCGTACGAGCGTAGGGGTGCGCGTTGGGCATCCGCAATATTGGGCGTGTCATATAAAGTTGGCAGCCCCGCTAACGCCTTCACCCCATCAAGCGCCCCCGTCTGACACCCGAACGACAAATGCGTCACGACACCCGTTGCGTCCATTATTTGCAAGGCTTTGGCTGAAAAAATGTCAGCCGAAGCACAGGCAAATTCACTCGGCAGCTCCAAAACCACATCAGCACCTGCCTTGATTGCCGCCGTTGCCCGCGAGTGTTTGTCGATAATAGCAAGCTCGCCGCGTTGCGTTACCGTGCCGCTCATTACACAAATGACCGCCGCACCCTGCCCTACACGTCGTTTGCTCTCAGTAATATGGTAGGCGTGGCCACTGTGCAATGGATTGTATTCGCTAACAATCCCAATTACGCTTGACAAATTCTGTCACCTGCCTTATCATAGGAATATCACAAAAGAAAAGGATTTGCAGATATGAAAATTCTCGTACTCAATGCCGGCAGCTCTTCGCTCAAATACCAGCTTTTTGATATGCGCGACAATAGCGTACTTGCCAAAGGTCTATGTGAGCGCATTGGCATCTGCGGCAGCAAAATCAAGCACACCGCTGAAAGTCCAAGACGCATCCGCGATACCGAAGTGCAGATGGACGACCATCAGCAAGCGATTTCCGTCTTACTGGATATGCTGACCGACAGCGAAGTCGGCGTAATTTCATCGATGACTGAGATTGATGCCGTAGGACACCGCGTGGTGCACGGTGAAGAACTGTTCTCCAAATCATCGCTCATCAATGACGAAGTTCTTGCCGCCATTGAATTGTGCTGCGCACTTGCGCCGTTGCATAACCCGCCGAATCTCATCGGCATCCGCGCTTGCATGGCACTCATGCCAAATATACCGCAAGTCGCCGTTTTTGACACTGCATTTCATCAAACGATGCCGAATTATGCATTTTTATACTCAATTCCATACGAATATTACACACGCAATAAAATTCGCCGCTACGGCTTCCACGGCACGTCGCACCGTTATGTGTCGAGCCGGGCCGCGCAGATGCTTAACCGTCCGGTGGAAGAGCTGCGTATCATCACCTGCCACTTGGGCAACGGCTCATCAGTCGCCGCCATCCGCAACGGGTGTAGTGTTGATACCACCATGGGCTTCACGCCACTGGAAGGCTTGCCGATGGGCACGCGTTCGGGTTCTATTGACCCCGCTATTTTGAGCTATCTGATGGAGAAAGAGAATTTGTCCAGCGACGAGATGCTCAATGTGCTGAACAAGAAATCAGGCATGCTGGGTTTATCAGGCATTTCGTCCGACTTCCGTGACCTCGCCAACGCCGCCAAAGAGGGCAACGACCGTGCTGACATTGCATTAAAGGTCTTCAACTATTCGGTTAAAAAGTACGTCGGCGGTTATTCAGCGGTACTCGGCGGCGTGGATGCGTTGGTATTTACGGCCGGTGTCGGCGAAAACAGTCCGGCAATCCGCGCCGCCATCGCCGGCGGATTGGATTACATGGGATTAAGCCTCGATTCCGATAAAAACGAAGCCGCACGCGGCGTAGAAGCCGACATCAGCGCCAGTGGCAGCCGCGGACGGATTTTGGTCATTCCAACCAACGAGGAGTTAGTAATTGCCAAAGATACGGAAGCACTAATTAAAAGGTAAATTGCAGGGGCGAACAATGTTCGCCCCTATTTCTTGCTCTTTATCTCCGATTATTATTTTGCGCAATCGGTATACGCGTAATCGTCGTGCCCATGTATTGGTTCTCTTGGTGCGTAATCTTGAACGAATCGGGCTTGACATAGTCTTGCGCTTGGCACGACTGCTTGGCTTGCGTTTTACTCATCGAGTAAGCAACAGCGACCACGATAATCGCTACAACCAGCGCAATCGCCGCGTAAATCCACCAGCGTTCAAGCCAAATTTGCCACACCGTGGGGGTGTAACGCATCGGTTGATACGATGAGAATGACGGCCAATTACTTTCCATTATATAAATCCTCCCACGATCGACACTACCACCATCGCTGCCGCGAACGCGCCGCCCAACCATGTGGCCACTCGGCCCTTGCTAATCGGCAAATCGCCAACAATGCGCCCTGTTTGCCCGTTGATTGCATACAGCCAATCCTGTCCGCGATATTTGTACGAAAGCAACCATACCGGTAGCAGTGTATACATCGACTCGCAATCGGAAATTTTATGTTGTGTTTTTAGTAAGCGCACCGTTGTGTAACCTGTCACAGTGTTGCGCAGTTTTTTCTCGATGTATTCCTTCACCCGTGCATCAACGCGCGGCAATACATCATCGGCCGTTTGGTCATACTTCTCGGCCATAAAGCCCGATAAGAAACCCATGCTGAAATCGCACATATCGGCGTAGTCATATGGCTCAAGCATATCCATCATCTTGCTGTCCATGCGCTTGGAGGCATCGGCAGGAATTTTGGCGTAGCAACACTCACCCTCTCGCGTAACGTTAAAGTGTGAGGTTTCAGTAATCATGTGCCGCCCCGTCGAGTACGTCCGCACATTGGTCGCCTTAGCGTGAATGCCTCCCCAGACGTCGCAGTCGAAGAGCCAGAACGGCAAGTACACGCCCGTTAAAAAATCCAATTCTCTGCTGCTTTTGAAACATTTTGGCAGCAGAGGTCTTCGTTTCAAAGAGTTTTTGAACATTTCTTCGGCTTTTTCTTTGGTCACTTTGAACGGAATCAGCTTGATGGGATAGTACGCCCCCTGCAACCGTGTTTTGATAATAGTGGGGTTGTGACAATAGACACAAAATGTCGCCACAGTGTTTTCATCGGTGATGATCTCAGCACCACAGCTTGGACAGTTGTACATGGCGATATGCGCCTGGTAATCTGCCTGTATGTCAGCATCAATGCCAGGATTGACGCTGCCGCAATCACTGGGCGCGTGAAAGTTCGCCTGACACGCACTATCAGACGGCTCACTGCCGAGTTCGCACTGCTGCAACTCATTTGGCTTGAGATCTTTCTCAAATTGACCGCCGCAATATTTGCACAGCCACGATTGCGTAGCAACGTCAAAGTTAATTGGCGCACCACATTGCGGGCATTGGTAAATGACAACATTATTAGACATAATTCCTCCTATTTGCAGTTTTGCAAACCACGAACGGTTACGGCATCTGCAATGTTTTAACGGAGCGATTACTATTGTTTGCTATGTAGGAAATGCTTTTATTCATCGCCCGGCGAAAGGAACAAAAGAGTGAACAAAACAAATCACCAATCATCACCTTGTAATTGTTTTTCATTTTGGTATTGTTGATAGTCTTTATATTGCGGTGAATTTAACACGTTTTTAGATGCAAATTCTCTTCCGCAATACTTACATACTCCTGTTTTTTTGCTTATATCTATATTGACAGGTGCACTACAAGATGGACAAGTAAGAGAAACAAAATTATCCATAATTTTCCCTCCTTATTTTGTAGCAGGTGTAGTCCGACAATTTGATTGAAGGATAATTGAACCAGCGCCAGAAAACTGTACAGTGAAGTCTGTCCACAAAGCATTTCTTGTTCTAAATGCCCTAAACGTCAAGCCTGCTGACCATGCCACCAAATGATTAAGATCTACATTTATAACTTTATCACCACTTAAGTTAATTTTCTGAAGCACACCACAACTATCGATAATACAAGATCCAACCCCTGAAGTTTTCAATGTAGTAATAGGAATGCCACCAGAAATCATCCCGCTCCAAGCACTTTGGTCCATTTCAAAATTAACACCCATATCACAAGCTAAAAATGCTCCCGAAATGATTTTCCACTGTTGACCGGAATTATCATCACATGGCAACTCAATAATGTCGCCAGGTTTCCATGGGGCAATCGCAATTCTTGACGGTTGTGTTGCCTGAACCATTGTTATTACTTTATTGCCTTGACTAAAAAGACCTATCTTTTTGCCGCCCATTCTTTTTTGTCTTGTTGAATTATGGATAGTATCAAAAGACAAAGTTGGATCTGAGTAAACCATGGTACCCGGCTCTATGCAAATTGTCTCATTTTGATCAAGCGTTATTTCAATGACAGGAAATGGTGCACCATATTTTTTTTCATAGTTCATGCAATGTGCTCCTTTGTGTTAAGATTAAATGCCCTTTGAGACTTACTTGTGAACCTTTGTGCAAAATATAAAAATTTCCACACAAACACACATGAGCGTTCAATGTACGCCCATGTGTAATTGACAATTTCCCCTACGCTTTTGCACCGCCGCAGCCTTGACAGAAGTTGCCGGTGTTGGCTTGACCGCATTTGCAAGTCCAGTTCGACGGTTCTATCGGTTTAGCTGTACCGCAACCTTGGCAGAAGTTTCCGGTATTGACTTGACCGCAAGCGCATGTCCAACCTGTCGCCGGTGCCGGTTTCGCACCGCCACAGCCTTGGCAAAAGTTGCCGGTGTTCGACTGTCCGCAAGTGCATGCCCACGCGTTGGGAGCCGGTGCAACTGCCGCAGCTTGCTGCTGTTGGATCTGCGCTTGATTGCCGGCCGTCATCTGCCCCAAGCCGGTCGCTTGCATACCTAAACCCATACCAAGGAAACCCGTCATCGCGCCGCCGGCATTCGAACCGGCCGCTTCCAAACCGCGCGCTGCCGCACCTTGCACAAATCCCTCACGAATAGACGCGTCTTGCAGCATCGCACCTTGATTGCGCAGCTTCATCAGTTCCTTGGTTTCATCGCAATAACTGATGCTCTTCAAACCAACCGACTGCACTTCAATGCCACGCATATTACGCCAGTCTTCATCCATAATCTCGCGCATATAGTTGGTCAGCTCAGCTGTTTTGCCCACAACATGCGACGCTCGCACGCCGTCAGACGACATACGATTCAGCGCCGCTTGGAACTGCCCCAAAAATTCAGCCAATAGCATTTTCTTAAAACTTTCAACATCCATGCGGTCCGCGCCTTTGTCAACCACTTCGGCATAGAATTTCAGCGGCTCGGTAATTTTCAGCGAAAAGTATCCAAACGCACGGAAAAACAATTCGGCGTTAAAGAATTCATCAAAATAATTGACAGGATTAACTGTTCCAAAGGCAATGTCGCGAATCTCTTGCAAATTGATAAAGATGGCGATCTGTGCCCGTGGCGTCACGCCACCGAATTTTACGCGTTGAAATGTCTCTTTCAGCGAGTCACCAAACTGTCCGCCGAACATCGACGGCAGTGACGAGTCTTCCACTTTGTAATAGCCCGGCTCGGCCGAATAGTCAACGATTTTACCGCCGTCAACCAACAGCATGCACTGGTTAGGGTAGACGTGGATAATCGAGCCATTGGAAATGGTATTGTCCGTGCCTTTTCGGTTGCGGTTGCGCGCATCGCTTTGACGCACCGTCACGCCGCGTGTCATAACAGTCTGCGGGCTCAAATTATCGGCTTCGATAACCTCCAGCCATTGGTCAGCAAGTCCGCCACCAACTGCGCTTTTAACGGCTCTGATAAGTCCCATATGTAAATCCTCCTAATTTTAGGCATGCACATAGCGCATCCTTTAATGCTTCCACGAGCGAACACAAGCCGCCCCTACATACTATACACTACATCGCGAAAAATGTCTAGGGGTAAATCATAGTAAAAAACAGGCACGGTGTGTCCGCTTTTCTATTTCCAAACCCAGCCGATGACGCCGTCTTTCTTACAAAGCAATCTGTCATTGTAATCGCCTAACAGGCATAAATTGTCGCCTATATCAACAGGCAACCAATAGTCTGTACCGCAACTGCATCCGCAAAAACTATCGTCCCAATCACGCCAGATCGCAACCGTCGGCATCACCAACTCAATATCGGTTTTCACATGTTGCACTATGCTGAGCAGTTCACCCTTCTCAATGGGCCTAATAGCCCTGTCATTCCACGTAATATTCAACGTGCCACCGGTTTCTGACTGCTTTTTTTCAGCTATGAAAACAGGAAACGAGTCAACTGTCTCAAACGAAAACACACCGTCTTGAATAATAAAGGCGTTCAACTGCCCAACAAGCGCTTTTGTTCCCATGCCACCATCAATGGCAATAATATGCGCCTGTTCGTCTACAATGGGGTTACAACAAGGAATCTCATGACAATAGTTATACACCGGCCAATGCCCTACCACAACCCATTTGTCAAAGCGCAAATCCTGCTCCAAAAACGCATCGTTTTTCATACATGCCCATGCGTCCTGCTCGTACAAATTG carries:
- a CDS encoding ATP-dependent Clp protease proteolytic subunit; this translates as MGSTTAKSCRGNIQCLTIVGQVEGHQILPESTKSTKYEHVLPQLAAIEESEEIDGLLILLNTMGGDTEAGLAIAELLASMKKPTVSLVLGGGHSIGVPLAVAAKVSYIAPSAAMTIHPVRLNGVVIGVPQTFHYFEKVQERILSFVTKNSKINEEKLREYMLRTDELAADVGSVIYGDEAVNVGLIDHLGGLSDALGKMHEMIAARREKMGIVG
- a CDS encoding nucleotidyltransferase family protein, with product MSSVIGIVSEYNPLHSGHAYHITESKRRVGQGAAVICVMSGTVTQRGELAIIDKHSRATAAIKAGADVVLELPSEFACASADIFSAKALQIMDATGVVTHLSFGCQTGALDGVKALAGLPTLYDTPNIADAQRAPLRSYAAQYQLFASEKCPEYAHLLKDANNLLGICYLRNLSPHIVPIAVTRQGVAHDGGIAGGYASASAIRKIWRCGEDEPYTTPEMAEIFAAQKGRGFAPILIAHNRRGLLQKLRGLTAEEWRALPDVTEGLEYKFMQAVAQAKTFDELLQAVKSKRYTLARLRRIAMCAYLGITAERQQAPPQYLRVLALSQAGRGILKQMSLTASLPIIIKPSKHRDFLTFEANVTDLATLCRPMIGVAGGEWQASPFVEGK
- a CDS encoding acetate kinase; translated protein: MKILVLNAGSSSLKYQLFDMRDNSVLAKGLCERIGICGSKIKHTAESPRRIRDTEVQMDDHQQAISVLLDMLTDSEVGVISSMTEIDAVGHRVVHGEELFSKSSLINDEVLAAIELCCALAPLHNPPNLIGIRACMALMPNIPQVAVFDTAFHQTMPNYAFLYSIPYEYYTRNKIRRYGFHGTSHRYVSSRAAQMLNRPVEELRIITCHLGNGSSVAAIRNGCSVDTTMGFTPLEGLPMGTRSGSIDPAILSYLMEKENLSSDEMLNVLNKKSGMLGLSGISSDFRDLANAAKEGNDRADIALKVFNYSVKKYVGGYSAVLGGVDALVFTAGVGENSPAIRAAIAGGLDYMGLSLDSDKNEAARGVEADISASGSRGRILVIPTNEELVIAKDTEALIKR
- a CDS encoding AIM24 family protein; the encoded protein is MNYEKKYGAPFPVIEITLDQNETICIEPGTMVYSDPTLSFDTIHNSTRQKRMGGKKIGLFSQGNKVITMVQATQPSRIAIAPWKPGDIIELPCDDNSGQQWKIISGAFLACDMGVNFEMDQSAWSGMISGGIPITTLKTSGVGSCIIDSCGVLQKINLSGDKVINVDLNHLVAWSAGLTFRAFRTRNALWTDFTVQFSGAGSIILQSNCRTTPATK
- a CDS encoding SPFH domain-containing protein gives rise to the protein MGLIRAVKSAVGGGLADQWLEVIEADNLSPQTVMTRGVTVRQSDARNRNRKGTDNTISNGSIIHVYPNQCMLLVDGGKIVDYSAEPGYYKVEDSSLPSMFGGQFGDSLKETFQRVKFGGVTPRAQIAIFINLQEIRDIAFGTVNPVNYFDEFFNAELFFRAFGYFSLKITEPLKFYAEVVDKGADRMDVESFKKMLLAEFLGQFQAALNRMSSDGVRASHVVGKTAELTNYMREIMDEDWRNMRGIEVQSVGLKSISYCDETKELMKLRNQGAMLQDASIREGFVQGAAARGLEAAGSNAGGAMTGFLGMGLGMQATGLGQMTAGNQAQIQQQQAAAVAPAPNAWACTCGQSNTGNFCQGCGGAKPAPATGWTCACGQVNTGNFCQGCGTAKPIEPSNWTCKCGQANTGNFCQGCGGAKA
- a CDS encoding metallophosphoesterase; translation: MAKMQYLMSSRAKTQQVTIPQGTRIICISDIHGSLDELIRLLDKVKFCDDDLLFLLGDHFTKGQKPQETLRFLIELCKKRNVYALRGNSDMPSERLCENENQWIESLPHIIDTQNYTFVHGGLTSDNLYEQDAWACMKNDAFLEQDLRFDKWVVVGHWPVYNYCHEIPCCNPIVDEQAHIIAIDGGMGTKALVGQLNAFIIQDGVFSFETVDSFPVFIAEKKQSETGGTLNITWNDRAIRPIEKGELLSIVQHVKTDIELVMPTVAIWRDWDDSFCGCSCGTDYWLPVDIGDNLCLLGDYNDRLLCKKDGVIGWVWK